Proteins co-encoded in one Malus domestica chromosome 09, GDT2T_hap1 genomic window:
- the LOC103442776 gene encoding uncharacterized protein isoform X2 yields the protein MTTTKKIKGLVHFVFSIYLVSLLSDVQVPVQSRVLLQKKPDPENAAASARWLVSQNIWGVLDTISSDLGGAPFGNVVSFSDGEPGNGSGIPYFYLTTLDPTARNALKDPRASLTISEHPIGTCGKTDPENPTCAKLTLNGKLKLADPKKIEFAKRALFSKHPEMKDWPTTHNFQFFKLDIENIFLINWFGGPKPLTVDQYLHPKK from the exons ATGACGACGACGAAGAAGATCAAAGGGCTTGTTCACTTCGTTTTCTCAATCTACCTGGTTTCTCTGCTATCGGATGTCCAAGTGCCCGTGCAAAGCCGAGTTCTCTTGCAGAAGAAACCCGACCCGGAGAATGCTGCTGCCAGTGCTCGTTGGTTGGTCTCCCAGAATATTTGGGGCGTCTTGGA TACTATCTCAAGCGATTTGGGAGGAGCACCCTTCGG GAATGTGGTTTCATTTAGCGACGGAGAACCTGGAAATGGCAGTGGTATCCCTTACTTCTACTTGACAACTCTTGATCCGACTGCAAGAAATGCACTGAAAGATCCAAGAGCTTCGTTGACAATTAGTGAACATCCTATCGGAACCTGTGGCAAGACAGACCCAGAAAATCCCACTTGTGCAAAGCTTACACTCAACGGGAAG CTGAAGCTTGCGGATcccaaaaaaatagaatttgctAAAAGGGCCTTGTTCTCGAAGCATCCGGAGATGAAGG ACTGGCCCACGACTCACAACTTCCAGTTCTTCAAATTAGACATCGAGAACATCTTTCTGATCAACTGGTTCGGCGGTCCAAAACCTCTCACGGTCGATCAGTACCTtcatccaaaaaaataa
- the LOC103442776 gene encoding uncharacterized protein isoform X1 — MTTTKKIKGLVHFVFSIYLVSLLSDVQVPVQSRVLLQKKPDPENAAASARWLVSQNIWGVLDTISSDLGGAPFGNVVSFSDGEPGNGSGIPYFYLTTLDPTARNALKDPRASLTISEHPIGTCGKTDPENPTCAKLTLNGKVCRNRKFICYPYYPREEGEIALILANLECMIFFQLKLADPKKIEFAKRALFSKHPEMKDWPTTHNFQFFKLDIENIFLINWFGGPKPLTVDQYLHPKK, encoded by the exons ATGACGACGACGAAGAAGATCAAAGGGCTTGTTCACTTCGTTTTCTCAATCTACCTGGTTTCTCTGCTATCGGATGTCCAAGTGCCCGTGCAAAGCCGAGTTCTCTTGCAGAAGAAACCCGACCCGGAGAATGCTGCTGCCAGTGCTCGTTGGTTGGTCTCCCAGAATATTTGGGGCGTCTTGGA TACTATCTCAAGCGATTTGGGAGGAGCACCCTTCGG GAATGTGGTTTCATTTAGCGACGGAGAACCTGGAAATGGCAGTGGTATCCCTTACTTCTACTTGACAACTCTTGATCCGACTGCAAGAAATGCACTGAAAGATCCAAGAGCTTCGTTGACAATTAGTGAACATCCTATCGGAACCTGTGGCAAGACAGACCCAGAAAATCCCACTTGTGCAAAGCTTACACTCAACGGGAAGGTGTGTCGCAACAGAAAATTTATTTGTTATCCGTACTATCctcgagaagaaggagaaatcgCATTGATTTTGGCTAACCTGGAATGCATGATATTTTTTCAGCTGAAGCTTGCGGATcccaaaaaaatagaatttgctAAAAGGGCCTTGTTCTCGAAGCATCCGGAGATGAAGG ACTGGCCCACGACTCACAACTTCCAGTTCTTCAAATTAGACATCGAGAACATCTTTCTGATCAACTGGTTCGGCGGTCCAAAACCTCTCACGGTCGATCAGTACCTtcatccaaaaaaataa